In Mesorhizobium sp., one DNA window encodes the following:
- the cysN gene encoding sulfate adenylyltransferase subunit CysN: MEHVAPKPAAASAVHAFLHEQENKELLRFLTCGSVDDGKSTLIGRLLYDTKLIFEDQLATLEKDSKKHGTTGDDIDFALLVDGLEAEREQGITIDVAYRFFATPKRKFIVADTPGHEQYTRNMATGASTADLAIVLVDARQGVLRQTRRHSFIASLLGIRHIVLAVNKIDLVGFDRAVFDRIVGDYRAFAKDLGFETLTPIPLSARYGDNVTQRSDRMDWYSGPALLEHLETVPLASADEKKPFRFPVQYVNRPNLDFRGFAGTVASGAIAQGDTVVVAKSGKPSRVKRIVAQGGDLPRAAEGQAVTIVLEDEIEVSRGNMLVAPDARPHVADQFTANIVWFDEHALLPGRSYLLRTETDQMNATVTELKHRIDINTFAHEAAKSLELNEVGVCNISTQSPLAFDTYADNRVTGAFILIDRITNATVGAGMILHPLRRASNVHWQALDVDKKARAELKHQKPAVLWFTGLSGSGKSTIANLLEKKLHANGRHTYILDGDNVRHGLNRDLGFTEEDRVENIRRVAEVARLMVDAGLLVLVSFISPFRAERRMARELMGEGEFVEVFVDTPFEECARRDPKGLYARALRGEIKNFTGVDSPYEEPERADVHLETSGRSPEDLTEALETWLRERGYI; encoded by the coding sequence ATGGAGCACGTGGCCCCCAAGCCCGCCGCCGCCAGCGCGGTGCATGCCTTCCTGCACGAGCAGGAGAACAAGGAACTGCTGCGGTTCCTCACCTGCGGCTCCGTCGACGACGGCAAGTCGACGCTGATCGGCCGCCTGCTCTACGACACCAAGCTGATCTTCGAGGACCAGCTGGCGACGCTGGAGAAGGATTCGAAGAAGCACGGCACCACCGGCGACGACATCGACTTCGCGCTGCTGGTCGACGGGCTGGAGGCCGAGCGCGAACAGGGCATCACCATCGACGTCGCCTACCGCTTCTTCGCCACGCCGAAGCGCAAGTTCATCGTCGCCGACACGCCCGGCCACGAGCAATATACGCGCAACATGGCGACGGGGGCCTCGACGGCCGATCTCGCCATCGTGCTCGTCGACGCGCGCCAGGGCGTGCTGCGCCAGACGCGCCGCCATTCCTTCATCGCCTCGCTGCTCGGCATCCGCCATATCGTGCTGGCGGTGAACAAGATCGATCTCGTCGGCTTCGATCGCGCCGTGTTCGACCGGATCGTCGGCGATTATCGCGCCTTCGCCAAGGATCTGGGCTTCGAGACGCTGACGCCGATCCCGCTCTCGGCGCGCTACGGCGACAACGTCACGCAGCGCTCCGACCGGATGGACTGGTACTCCGGCCCGGCCCTGCTCGAACATCTGGAGACCGTGCCGCTCGCCTCGGCCGACGAGAAGAAGCCGTTCCGCTTCCCCGTACAATACGTCAACCGCCCGAACCTCGACTTCCGCGGCTTCGCCGGCACGGTCGCGTCCGGCGCGATCGCGCAGGGCGACACCGTCGTGGTGGCGAAATCGGGCAAGCCGAGCCGCGTCAAGCGCATCGTCGCGCAGGGCGGCGACCTGCCCCGGGCCGCCGAAGGCCAGGCCGTCACGATCGTGCTGGAGGACGAGATCGAGGTGTCGCGCGGCAACATGCTGGTCGCCCCCGATGCCCGGCCGCATGTCGCCGACCAGTTCACCGCCAACATCGTCTGGTTCGACGAGCATGCCCTGCTTCCGGGTCGCTCCTATCTGCTTCGGACCGAGACCGACCAGATGAACGCGACGGTGACGGAGCTGAAGCACCGCATCGACATCAACACCTTCGCGCATGAGGCGGCGAAGTCGCTCGAACTCAACGAGGTCGGCGTCTGCAACATCTCGACCCAGTCTCCGCTCGCCTTCGACACCTATGCCGACAATCGCGTCACCGGCGCCTTCATCCTGATCGACCGGATCACCAACGCGACGGTCGGCGCGGGCATGATCCTGCATCCGCTCCGCCGTGCGTCCAACGTTCACTGGCAGGCGCTCGACGTCGACAAGAAGGCGCGCGCCGAGCTGAAGCACCAGAAGCCGGCGGTGCTGTGGTTCACCGGCCTGTCGGGCTCGGGCAAGTCGACCATCGCCAACCTGCTCGAGAAGAAGCTGCACGCCAATGGCCGCCACACCTACATCCTCGACGGCGACAATGTCCGTCACGGGCTGAACCGCGACCTCGGCTTCACGGAGGAGGACCGCGTCGAGAACATCCGCCGCGTGGCGGAGGTGGCGCGGCTGATGGTCGACGCCGGCCTGCTGGTGCTGGTGTCGTTCATCTCGCCGTTCCGGGCGGAGCGGCGGATGGCGCGCGAACTGATGGGCGAGGGGGAGTTCGTCGAAGTGTTCGTCGATACGCCCTTCGAGGAATGCGCGCGCCGCGACCCGAAGGGGCTCTACGCCCGAGCGCTGAGAGGCGAGATCAAGAACTTCACCGGCGTCGATTCGCCGTACGAAGAGCCGGAGCGTGCCGACGTGCATCTCGAAACCTCCGGACGCTCTCCCGAGGACCTGACGGAGGCACTCGAAACGTGGCTGCGCGAGCGCGGCTATATCTGA
- a CDS encoding ATP-binding cassette domain-containing protein, whose amino-acid sequence MSGKPILTARGLVKRYGRVTALDQADFDLNHGEILAVIGDNGAGKSSLIKAISGAVTPDEGEIELEGEKVSFKSPMEARAAGIETVYQNLALSPALSIADNMFLGREIRRPGFLGQWMRMLDRPAMEKRARDKLSELGLMTIQNIGQAVETLSGGQRQGVAVARAAAFGSKVIIMDEPTAALGVKESRRVLELILDVRRRGVPIVLISHNMPHVFEVADRIHIHRLGRRLCVVDPKQISMSDAVALMTGAKKPPEDALAA is encoded by the coding sequence ATGTCCGGAAAACCCATCCTCACCGCCCGCGGGCTGGTCAAGCGCTACGGCCGCGTCACCGCGCTCGACCAGGCCGATTTCGACCTCAACCACGGCGAGATCCTCGCCGTGATCGGCGACAACGGCGCCGGTAAATCCTCGCTGATCAAGGCGATCTCCGGGGCGGTCACGCCCGACGAGGGCGAGATCGAACTGGAGGGCGAGAAGGTCTCCTTCAAGTCGCCGATGGAGGCGCGCGCCGCCGGCATCGAGACCGTCTACCAGAACCTTGCGCTGTCGCCGGCGCTGTCGATCGCCGACAACATGTTCCTCGGCCGCGAAATCAGGCGGCCGGGCTTCCTCGGCCAGTGGATGCGGATGCTCGACCGGCCGGCGATGGAAAAGCGGGCGCGCGACAAGCTCAGCGAACTTGGCCTGATGACCATCCAGAACATCGGCCAGGCGGTGGAGACGCTGTCGGGCGGCCAGCGCCAGGGCGTGGCGGTGGCGCGCGCCGCCGCCTTCGGCTCCAAGGTCATCATCATGGACGAGCCGACGGCGGCGCTCGGCGTCAAGGAATCGCGCCGCGTGCTGGAACTGATCCTCGACGTGCGCCGCCGCGGCGTGCCGATCGTGCTGATCTCGCACAACATGCCGCATGTCTTCGAGGTCGCCGACCGCATCCACATCCACCGGCTTGGCCGCCGGCTCTGCGTGGTCGATCCGAAGCAGATCTCGATGTCGGATGCCGTGGCGCTGATGACCGGGGCGAAGAAGCCGCCGGAGGATGCGCTGGCGGCGTGA
- a CDS encoding ROK family transcriptional regulator, translating into MDSAAPRAETAPRDFGARRGTNQSGMRDNNERLVLSLVRQHGALAKTDIARITGLSAQTISVIMRELEAEELLIRGDPVRGKVGQPSIPMSLNPEGAFFLGLKIGRRSADLALIDFLGNIRGMTHSTYAYPDAHATLAFARSGIADLLGRLDARQRPRIAGLGIAMPFELWNWADAVGAPRSVMDEWRSVDIRAALSAELPFPVYLQNDATAACGAELVFGQTGGLRNFVYFYVGAFIGGGVVLEGALYAGPTGNAGALGSMPVPDARGRPVQLIDIASIAVLEKALISARRDGAILWTSPEEWGDLSPHLEAWIDTASAGLAYAIVAASAVIDFEAAVIDGWMPRSVRARLVEAVALKLRQFDIEGIELPVVREGTVGIHARALGGASLPLSDRFLIGQTASPRGT; encoded by the coding sequence ATGGACAGCGCTGCGCCGCGCGCGGAAACTGCGCCGCGTGATTTCGGCGCCCGTCGCGGCACCAACCAGAGCGGCATGCGCGACAACAACGAGCGACTCGTCCTGTCGCTCGTGCGCCAGCACGGGGCGCTGGCCAAGACCGATATCGCCCGCATCACCGGCCTGTCGGCCCAGACCATCTCCGTCATCATGCGCGAACTGGAGGCCGAAGAGCTGCTGATCCGCGGCGATCCGGTCCGCGGCAAGGTCGGCCAGCCGTCAATCCCGATGTCGCTCAACCCGGAAGGCGCGTTCTTCCTCGGCCTCAAGATCGGCCGCCGCAGCGCCGACCTCGCGCTCATCGACTTCCTCGGCAATATCCGCGGCATGACGCACTCGACCTATGCCTATCCGGACGCGCATGCGACGCTTGCCTTCGCGCGGTCCGGCATCGCCGACCTGCTCGGCCGGCTCGACGCGCGGCAGCGGCCGCGCATCGCAGGGCTTGGCATCGCCATGCCGTTCGAACTGTGGAACTGGGCGGATGCCGTCGGCGCGCCGCGCTCTGTGATGGACGAATGGCGCTCGGTCGACATCCGCGCCGCGCTGTCCGCCGAACTGCCCTTCCCCGTCTATCTGCAAAACGACGCCACCGCCGCCTGCGGCGCCGAGCTGGTGTTCGGGCAGACGGGCGGCCTGCGCAACTTCGTCTATTTCTATGTCGGTGCCTTCATCGGCGGGGGCGTTGTGCTTGAAGGGGCGCTTTATGCCGGCCCGACCGGCAATGCGGGCGCGCTCGGCTCCATGCCCGTTCCCGACGCCCGCGGCCGGCCGGTCCAGCTCATCGACATCGCCTCGATCGCGGTCCTCGAGAAGGCGCTGATCTCGGCCCGCCGCGACGGCGCCATCCTGTGGACCTCGCCGGAGGAATGGGGCGACCTCTCGCCTCATCTGGAGGCCTGGATCGACACGGCTTCGGCGGGACTTGCCTATGCGATCGTCGCCGCCTCGGCGGTGATCGACTTCGAGGCCGCGGTGATCGACGGCTGGATGCCGCGGAGCGTGCGCGCACGGCTGGTCGAGGCGGTCGCGCTCAAGCTCAGGCAGTTCGACATCGAAGGCATCGAACTGCCGGTCGTGCGCGAAGGCACTGTCGGCATCCATGCGCGCGCGCTCGGCGGCGCCAGCCTGCCGCTCTCCGACCGCTTCCTCATCGGCCAGACCGCCTCCCCGCGCGGCACATGA
- the cysQ gene encoding 3'(2'),5'-bisphosphate nucleotidase CysQ yields the protein MATGMDDAAILAELERLALAAGAEIMDVFRAGIVVEEKSDHSPVTEADRRAEIVILEGLRRAFPDIPCVAEEEASAGLLPPALGETFFLVDPLDGTKEFIKRRPDFTVNIALVRKGVPEIGVVYAPAQDTLYSGRPGKAYAVTVGENHAPLERSEISVRGCAEPKTIVASRSHRTPETDEFIGKHEGAEIVSVGSSLKFCLLASGKADLYPRFGRTMEWDTAAGDAVLRAAGGRTTLIDGKPFTYGKRNQAEDVDFANPWFVAEGGAKG from the coding sequence ATGGCGACCGGCATGGACGACGCGGCGATCCTCGCGGAACTGGAGCGTCTGGCGCTCGCGGCCGGCGCCGAGATCATGGACGTATTCCGTGCCGGCATCGTGGTCGAGGAGAAGTCGGATCACTCGCCCGTGACCGAAGCCGACCGTCGGGCGGAGATCGTCATCCTGGAGGGCCTGCGGCGGGCCTTTCCGGACATTCCGTGCGTCGCCGAGGAGGAGGCCTCGGCCGGCCTGCTGCCGCCGGCGCTGGGCGAGACGTTCTTCCTGGTCGATCCGCTCGACGGCACCAAGGAATTCATCAAGCGCCGGCCGGACTTTACCGTCAACATCGCGCTGGTGCGCAAGGGCGTGCCCGAGATCGGCGTCGTCTACGCGCCGGCGCAGGACACGCTCTATTCCGGGCGACCCGGAAAGGCCTACGCCGTGACGGTGGGCGAGAACCATGCGCCCCTCGAGCGCAGCGAGATTTCGGTGCGCGGCTGCGCCGAGCCGAAGACGATCGTCGCCAGCCGGTCGCACCGCACTCCGGAGACCGACGAATTCATCGGCAAGCACGAGGGCGCCGAGATCGTCTCGGTCGGCTCGTCGCTGAAATTCTGCCTTTTGGCGAGCGGCAAGGCCGACCTTTACCCGCGCTTCGGCCGGACGATGGAATGGGACACGGCCGCGGGCGACGCGGTGCTGCGCGCCGCCGGGGGGCGGACGACGCTGATCGACGGAAAACCCTTCACCTACGGCAAGCGCAACCAGGCGGAGGATGTCGACTTCGCCAATCCGTGGTTTGTCGCCGAGGGCGGGGCCAAGGGTTGA
- a CDS encoding ABC transporter permease, which translates to MADTAPASQPSQEFEKVLVDSAKTVASFDGHDRGPVQKAQHFLHGNPAAVPLIVLVLSLAAFGIILGSKFFSAFTMTLILQQVAIVGIVGAAQTLVILTAGIDLSVGAIMVLSSVVMGQFAFRYGLPPSIAVLCGFVVGALCGWINGVLVAYWKLPPFIVTLGTWQIILATNFLYSANETIRSQDLEAQAPLLQLFGSSFRVGGAVFTLGVVTMIVLVIVLWYILNHTAYGRHVYAIGDDPDAAELAGVRVKPMLVSVYVLSGLICALAGWALIGRLGSVSPTAGQFANIESITAVVIGGISLFGGRGSILGMLFGALIVGVFSLGLRLWGTDPQWTYLLIGVLIIAAVAIDQWIRKVAG; encoded by the coding sequence ATGGCCGACACGGCACCGGCTTCGCAGCCGTCGCAGGAATTCGAGAAAGTACTGGTCGACAGCGCCAAGACCGTCGCCTCGTTCGACGGACACGACCGAGGCCCCGTCCAGAAGGCGCAGCACTTCCTGCACGGCAATCCGGCGGCAGTGCCGCTGATCGTGCTCGTGCTGTCGCTCGCCGCCTTCGGCATCATCCTCGGATCGAAGTTCTTCTCCGCTTTCACGATGACGCTAATCCTGCAGCAGGTGGCGATCGTCGGCATCGTGGGGGCGGCGCAGACGCTAGTGATCCTCACCGCCGGCATCGACCTGTCGGTCGGCGCGATCATGGTGCTGTCGTCGGTGGTGATGGGCCAGTTCGCCTTCCGCTACGGTCTGCCGCCGTCAATCGCGGTGCTCTGCGGCTTTGTCGTGGGTGCGCTGTGCGGCTGGATCAACGGCGTGCTGGTTGCCTACTGGAAGCTGCCGCCCTTCATAGTCACGCTGGGCACCTGGCAGATCATCCTCGCCACCAACTTCCTCTATTCGGCCAACGAGACGATCCGCAGCCAGGATCTCGAGGCGCAGGCGCCGCTGCTGCAGCTCTTTGGCTCAAGCTTCAGGGTCGGCGGCGCCGTCTTCACGCTGGGCGTCGTGACGATGATCGTCCTGGTCATCGTCCTCTGGTACATCCTCAACCACACCGCCTATGGCCGGCACGTCTACGCCATCGGCGACGATCCGGACGCGGCCGAACTCGCCGGCGTGCGGGTGAAGCCGATGCTGGTCTCGGTCTATGTGCTGTCGGGCCTGATCTGCGCGCTGGCCGGCTGGGCGCTGATCGGACGGCTGGGCTCGGTGTCGCCGACGGCCGGGCAGTTCGCCAACATCGAATCGATCACCGCGGTCGTCATCGGCGGCATCTCGCTGTTTGGCGGACGCGGATCGATCCTCGGCATGCTGTTCGGAGCGCTGATCGTCGGCGTGTTCTCGCTCGGCCTCAGACTGTGGGGGACAGACCCGCAGTGGACCTATCTCCTCATCGGCGTGCTCATCATCGCGGCGGTCGCCATCGACCAGTGGATCAGAAAGGTTGCAGGCTGA
- a CDS encoding sugar ABC transporter substrate-binding protein, whose product MLALSAPASAAGIGACLITKTDTNPFFVKMKEGATAKAAEIGVDLKSYAGKIDGDSESQVAAIETCIADGAKGILLTASDTAGIVPAVKKARDAGILVIALDTPLEPADAADATFATDNLLAGELIGKWAAATLGDKAKDAKVAFLDLTPSQPTVDVLRDQGFMKGFGIDVKDINKIGDEDDPRIVGHDVTNGNEEGGRKAMENLLQKDPGINVVHTINEPAAAGAYEALKAVGMEKGVLIVSVDGGCPGVKNVEAGVIGATSQQYPLLMASLGVEAIKKFADTGEKPKPTEGKAFFDTGVALVTDKPAEGVPSISVKEGMDKCWG is encoded by the coding sequence ATCCTCGCGCTCTCCGCGCCGGCCTCGGCCGCCGGCATCGGCGCCTGCCTGATCACCAAGACAGACACCAACCCGTTCTTCGTGAAGATGAAGGAGGGTGCGACCGCAAAGGCGGCCGAGATAGGCGTCGATCTCAAATCCTATGCCGGCAAAATCGACGGCGATTCGGAGAGCCAGGTGGCCGCGATCGAGACCTGTATCGCCGACGGTGCCAAGGGTATCCTGCTCACTGCCTCGGACACGGCCGGCATCGTGCCCGCCGTCAAGAAGGCGCGAGACGCGGGTATCCTGGTGATCGCGCTCGATACGCCGCTGGAGCCGGCCGACGCGGCCGACGCGACCTTTGCCACCGACAATCTTCTGGCCGGCGAACTGATCGGCAAATGGGCCGCCGCGACGCTCGGCGACAAGGCCAAGGACGCCAAGGTCGCCTTCCTCGACCTGACGCCGTCGCAGCCGACCGTCGACGTGCTGCGCGACCAGGGCTTCATGAAGGGTTTCGGCATCGACGTGAAGGACATCAACAAGATCGGCGACGAGGACGACCCGCGCATCGTCGGCCACGACGTGACCAACGGTAACGAGGAAGGCGGCCGCAAGGCGATGGAGAACCTTCTGCAGAAGGATCCGGGCATCAACGTCGTCCACACGATCAACGAGCCGGCTGCCGCCGGCGCCTATGAGGCGCTGAAGGCCGTGGGCATGGAGAAGGGCGTGCTGATCGTCTCCGTCGACGGCGGCTGCCCGGGCGTCAAGAACGTTGAGGCCGGCGTGATCGGGGCAACCTCGCAGCAATATCCCCTTTTGATGGCCTCGCTCGGTGTCGAGGCGATCAAGAAGTTCGCCGACACCGGCGAGAAGCCCAAGCCGACCGAAGGCAAGGCATTCTTCGACACCGGCGTGGCGCTCGTCACCGACAAGCCGGCCGAGGGTGTGCCCTCGATCAGTGTCAAGGAAGGCATGGACAAGTGCTGGGGGTGA
- a CDS encoding glycogen/starch/alpha-glucan phosphorylase — MNRAMTTELPRPSLKSSDPADLAKEILYCLTYRIGKNASVATRHDWLTASIQVVRDRVIERWIESTKAAYDTKAKRVYYLSMEFLIGRLMRDAFSNIGMLDDMRKALASLGVDIETIAALEPDAALGNGGLGRLAACFMESMATVGVPAHGYGIRYVHGLFRQEFSDGWQVELPETWLDHGNPWEFERRERSIEIGFGGTVESVTDAKGRLERHVWKPNHSVIAVAYDTPVVGWKGARVNTLRLWSALPVDPIMLTAFNAGDHIGALRESNMAEALTRVLYPADSHIEGQELRLRQEYFFSAASLQDIIHRHLTQYGDLLSLPDKAAIHMNDTHPAIAVPELMRLLMDVHGHDFDTAWDIAKRTFAYTNHTLLPEALESWPVTVFERILPRHMQIVYAINAQVLHEARATDGFDDAHIRSISLIGEDGERRVRMGNLAFAGSHSVNGVSALHTDLMKQTVFHDLHQLYPGRINNKTNGITPRRWMMQANPGLTELVREAIGDAFLDDIEKIADLDKFADDAAFREKFAAVKRANKARMATLAHERTGVRIDPSAMFDIQIKRIHEYKRQLLNILEAVALYDQIRSNPEKDWVPRVKLFGGKAASSYHNAKLIIKLANDVARVINSDPSVRGLLKVVFMPNYNVSMAEVMVPSADLSEQISTAGLEASGTGNMKFALNGAITIGTLDGANVEIKECVGDDNIVIFGLTAQDVAARREGGYNPREIIEGSPELSQALSAISSGVFSPDDPQRYRDLINGIYGHDWFMVAADFDAFCKAQRDVDELWRDSPQWLSKAVHNTARMAFFSSDRTIRQYAREIWNVPV, encoded by the coding sequence ATGAACCGGGCGATGACGACCGAACTTCCCAGACCTTCCCTGAAGAGCAGCGATCCGGCGGATCTCGCCAAGGAAATCCTCTACTGCCTGACCTATCGCATCGGCAAGAACGCGTCGGTGGCGACAAGGCACGACTGGCTGACGGCGTCGATCCAGGTGGTGCGCGACCGCGTCATCGAGCGCTGGATCGAATCCACCAAGGCCGCCTACGACACCAAGGCGAAGCGGGTCTATTACCTGTCGATGGAGTTTCTCATCGGCCGGCTGATGCGCGACGCCTTTTCCAACATCGGCATGCTCGACGACATGCGCAAGGCGCTGGCCTCGCTCGGCGTCGACATCGAGACCATCGCCGCGCTCGAACCGGACGCCGCGCTCGGCAATGGCGGCCTCGGGCGCCTGGCGGCCTGTTTCATGGAAAGCATGGCGACCGTCGGCGTGCCCGCCCACGGCTACGGCATCCGCTATGTCCACGGCCTGTTCCGCCAGGAATTCTCCGACGGATGGCAGGTCGAACTGCCCGAAACCTGGCTCGACCACGGCAATCCGTGGGAATTCGAACGGCGCGAGCGCTCGATCGAGATCGGCTTCGGCGGCACGGTCGAGTCGGTCACCGACGCCAAGGGACGGCTGGAGCGGCATGTGTGGAAGCCCAACCACAGCGTCATCGCCGTCGCCTACGACACGCCGGTGGTGGGGTGGAAGGGCGCGCGCGTCAATACGCTCAGGCTGTGGTCGGCGCTGCCGGTCGATCCGATCATGCTGACCGCCTTCAACGCCGGCGACCATATCGGCGCGCTGCGCGAGAGCAACATGGCGGAGGCGCTGACCCGCGTCCTCTATCCGGCGGATTCGCATATCGAAGGCCAGGAGTTGCGGCTGCGGCAGGAGTATTTCTTTTCCGCCGCCTCGCTCCAGGACATCATCCACCGCCATCTGACGCAGTACGGCGACCTGCTCTCGCTGCCCGACAAGGCGGCGATCCACATGAACGACACGCATCCGGCGATCGCCGTGCCGGAATTGATGCGCCTCCTGATGGACGTGCACGGGCACGATTTCGACACCGCCTGGGACATCGCCAAGCGCACCTTCGCCTATACCAACCACACGCTGCTGCCCGAGGCGCTGGAAAGCTGGCCGGTCACGGTGTTCGAGCGCATCCTGCCGCGCCATATGCAGATCGTCTACGCGATCAACGCGCAGGTTCTGCACGAGGCGCGTGCGACGGACGGTTTCGACGATGCGCACATCCGCTCGATCTCGCTGATCGGAGAGGACGGCGAGCGGCGGGTGCGCATGGGCAATCTCGCTTTCGCCGGTTCCCACAGCGTCAACGGCGTCTCGGCGCTGCACACCGACCTGATGAAGCAGACGGTGTTTCATGACCTGCACCAGCTCTATCCGGGCCGGATCAACAACAAGACCAACGGTATTACGCCGCGGCGCTGGATGATGCAGGCCAATCCGGGCCTGACGGAGCTGGTGCGCGAGGCGATCGGCGATGCCTTCCTCGACGATATCGAGAAGATCGCGGACCTGGACAAATTCGCCGACGATGCCGCGTTTCGGGAAAAATTCGCGGCGGTGAAGCGGGCGAACAAGGCGCGGATGGCGACGCTCGCGCACGAGCGCACGGGCGTGCGGATCGACCCGTCGGCCATGTTCGACATCCAGATCAAGCGCATCCACGAATACAAGCGCCAGCTTTTGAACATCCTCGAGGCGGTCGCCCTCTACGACCAGATCCGCAGCAATCCCGAGAAGGACTGGGTGCCGCGGGTGAAGCTGTTCGGCGGCAAGGCGGCATCGAGCTACCACAACGCCAAGCTGATCATAAAGCTCGCCAACGACGTCGCGCGGGTGATCAACAGCGACCCGTCGGTCAGGGGGCTGCTGAAGGTCGTGTTCATGCCGAACTACAATGTCTCCATGGCGGAGGTGATGGTGCCCTCGGCCGACCTGTCGGAGCAGATCTCGACGGCGGGGCTGGAGGCGTCGGGCACCGGCAACATGAAGTTCGCGCTCAACGGCGCGATCACCATCGGCACGCTCGACGGCGCCAATGTCGAGATCAAGGAATGCGTCGGCGACGACAACATCGTCATCTTCGGCCTGACCGCCCAGGACGTCGCCGCCCGCCGCGAGGGCGGCTACAACCCGCGCGAGATCATCGAGGGATCGCCGGAACTGTCGCAGGCGCTGTCTGCGATCTCCTCCGGCGTCTTCTCGCCCGATGATCCGCAGCGCTACCGTGATCTCATCAACGGGATCTATGGCCACGACTGGTTCATGGTCGCCGCCGATTTCGACGCCTTCTGCAAGGCACAGCGCGACGTCGATGAACTGTGGCGCGACAGTCCGCAATGGCTGTCCAAGGCGGTTCACAATACGGCGCGGATGGCCTTCTTCTCGTCCGACCGAACCATCAGGCAATATGCGCGGGAGATCTGGAACGTGCCCGTCTGA
- a CDS encoding carbohydrate kinase, which translates to MILCCGEALIDMLPRETTRGESAFAPYPGGAVFNTAIALGRLGAPVEFFTGLSSDLFGDMLRRTLAESRVGTRYSPVSDRPTTLAFVKLTNGQAKYVFYDENTAGRLLAESDLPVLGDDVSALLFGAISLIPEPCGSAYEALMRREHARRATMLDPNIRPNFIPDAAAHRARMMRMVAMADIVKLSDEDLAWFGESGDVGDIARRWLALGPKLILVTRGSEGATGYGTTATVNVPARRVEVVDTVGAGDTFNAGVLAALHERGLLTKAAIAQLAEDDIRAALDLGVRAAAVTVSRAGANPPWRGEI; encoded by the coding sequence ATGATCCTGTGCTGCGGCGAAGCGCTGATCGACATGCTGCCGCGCGAGACGACGCGCGGCGAAAGCGCCTTCGCACCTTATCCGGGCGGCGCCGTCTTCAACACGGCCATCGCCCTCGGCCGACTCGGCGCTCCGGTCGAGTTCTTCACCGGCCTGTCGAGCGACCTGTTCGGCGACATGCTGCGCCGGACGCTGGCCGAGAGCCGCGTCGGCACGCGCTACTCGCCCGTGTCGGATCGCCCCACCACTCTCGCCTTCGTCAAGCTGACCAACGGCCAAGCGAAATACGTCTTCTACGACGAGAACACCGCCGGCCGGCTGCTGGCGGAGTCCGATCTACCGGTGCTCGGCGACGACGTGTCGGCACTGCTGTTCGGCGCGATCAGCCTGATCCCCGAACCCTGCGGCTCAGCCTACGAGGCACTGATGCGGCGCGAACATGCCCGACGCGCGACCATGCTCGACCCCAACATCCGCCCGAACTTCATCCCCGACGCCGCCGCCCACCGCGCCCGCATGATGCGCATGGTCGCCATGGCCGACATTGTCAAACTCTCCGACGAGGATCTCGCCTGGTTCGGCGAGAGCGGCGACGTCGGCGACATCGCCCGGCGCTGGCTCGCCCTCGGGCCGAAGCTCATCCTCGTAACGCGCGGCAGCGAGGGCGCAACCGGCTACGGCACGACGGCGACGGTCAACGTCCCGGCCAGGCGCGTCGAGGTGGTCGACACGGTCGGCGCCGGCGACACGTTCAATGCCGGCGTGCTCGCCGCGCTGCACGAAAGGGGATTGCTGACGAAGGCTGCGATCGCACAGCTCGCCGAAGACGACATCCGCGCCGCCCTCGACCTCGGCGTCCGCGCCGCGGCGGTCACGGTTTCACGCGCGGGAGCGAACCCGCCCTGGCGGGGGGAGATTTAG